In Mangifera indica cultivar Alphonso chromosome 1, CATAS_Mindica_2.1, whole genome shotgun sequence, a single genomic region encodes these proteins:
- the LOC123213799 gene encoding GDSL esterase/lipase At5g03820-like, with product MKFSCRLQGWFVFLAMVITFANGQPVVPALIIFGDSIVDVGNNNNLNTLIKANFPPYGRDFVTHRPTGRFCNGKLATDFTAEFLGFTTYPPAYLSQEAQGNRLLRGVNFASGASGLSDTTAQLYNTISLTQQLRYYGEYQTKIVNLVGKEKANSIISGAIHLLSAGTSDFIQNYYINPLINRIYSPARFSDLLMNSYSAFVEDLYGLGVRRLGVTNLPPIGCLPAAITVYGAGSNQCVARLNQDATSFNVKLNNTSQSLINKLPSLKLVVFDVYQPLLDMINSPSDSGFFESRRACCGTGTLETSVLCNSRSIGTCSNATNYVFWDGFHPSEAANKVLAGDLLGQGFDLIS from the exons ATGAAGTTCTCATGCAGGCTTCAGGGTTGGTTTGTGTTTCTTGCTATGGTAATCACATTTGCTAATGGCCAACCTGTTGTTCCTGCTCTCATCATTTTTGGGGACTCAATTGTTGATGTGGGAAACAACAATAACCTCAATACACTTATCAAGGCTAACTTCCCACCTTATGGAAGGGACTTTGTTACACACAGACCAACAGGAAGATTCTGCAATGGAAAGTTGGCTACAGACTTCACTG CTGAGTTCCTTGGATTCACCACATACCCACCAGCTTACCTTAGCCAAGAAGCGCAAGGGAATAGACTCCTGAGAGGAGTCAACTTCGCATCTGGTGCTTCCGGCTTATCTGACACCACAGCTCAGTTATAT AATACCATTTCATTGACTCAGCAACTTAGATACTACGGGGAGTATCAAACAAAAATAGTAAATCTGGTAGGAAAAGAAAAGGCCAATTCAATAATATCTGGTGCGATCCATCTGTTGAGTGCAGGGACTAGTGATTTTATTCAGAATTACTACATCAATCCCCTCATTAATAGAATCTACTCCCCTGCTCGGTTCTCGGACTTGCTCATGAATTCCTACTCTGCTTTTGTTGAG GATCTATATGGCCTAGGAGTAAGGAGGCTAGGAGTAACAAATCTACCTCCAATAGGATGTCTGCCAGCGGCAATCACTGTGTATGGAGCAGGAAGTAATCAGTGCGTCGCAAGGTTAAATCAAGATGCTACTTCATTCAACGTGAAACTGAACAATACATCTCAGAGCCTCATTAATAAGCTCCCCAGTCTCAAACTTGTAGTATTTGATGTTTACCAGCCTCTCTTGGACATGATCAATAGCCCTAGCGACAGTG GATTCTTTGAGTCGAGAAGGGCTTGCTGTGGAACAGGCACCCTAGAAACCTCTGTGCTTTGTAATTCCAGGTCTATAGGGACATGTTCCAATGCTACAAATTATGTGTTTTGGGACGGATTCCATCCATCTGAAGCTGCCAACAAGGTTCTGGCTGGTGATCTACTTGGACAGGGATTTGACCTCATCTCTTAA